A single window of Mycolicibacterium madagascariense DNA harbors:
- a CDS encoding DUF3180 domain-containing protein produces MGPTRRRDLAVTAVVVAVLGYVAVSLLYRWFPPITAWTGVSLLAVAVVEAAWAFHVRARIGDGKIGDGPGRLHPLAVARAVMIAKASAWVGAVAVGFWASVLAYVWPRRGELKVAGEDAPGVVVAVLSALALVFAALWLEHCCKSPDDPSEDADGVSGRLPGTG; encoded by the coding sequence GTGGGCCCGACGCGCAGGCGCGATCTGGCGGTGACGGCCGTCGTCGTCGCGGTCCTCGGCTACGTGGCGGTGAGCCTGCTGTACCGGTGGTTCCCGCCGATCACCGCGTGGACCGGGGTGTCGCTGCTGGCGGTCGCGGTGGTCGAGGCGGCCTGGGCCTTTCACGTGAGGGCCAGGATCGGCGACGGCAAGATCGGCGACGGGCCGGGCCGGCTGCATCCGCTCGCGGTCGCCAGGGCCGTCATGATCGCCAAGGCGTCGGCCTGGGTGGGGGCGGTCGCCGTCGGGTTCTGGGCCAGTGTGCTGGCCTACGTGTGGCCGAGGCGGGGGGAGCTCAAGGTGGCGGGCGAGGACGCCCCCGGGGTGGTGGTCGCGGTGCTCAGCGCGCTGGCGCTGGTGTTCGCCGCGCTCTGGTTGGAGCATTGCTGCAAGTCACCGGACGACCCGTCCGAGGATGCCGACGGCGTGTCGGGGCGGCTGCCGGGAACAGGCTGA
- the folK gene encoding 2-amino-4-hydroxy-6-hydroxymethyldihydropteridine diphosphokinase: protein MTEVVLSIGSNLGDRLGHLQSVVDGLGRAVVAVSPVYETDAWGGVEQGPFLNAVVLATDPALDCRGWLHRGWEFERAADRRRERRWGPRTLDVDLITCRDGEHEVLSADEELTLPHPHAHQRAFVLVPWLAVDATATLTRHGAPRPVADLLAELDAAERDGVRPVDAALVR from the coding sequence ATGACTGAGGTCGTGCTGTCGATCGGCTCCAACCTCGGTGACCGGCTCGGACATCTGCAGTCGGTGGTCGACGGCCTCGGGCGCGCGGTGGTGGCCGTGTCGCCGGTGTACGAGACCGACGCGTGGGGCGGCGTCGAGCAGGGACCGTTCCTCAACGCCGTCGTGCTCGCGACCGACCCGGCGCTGGACTGCCGCGGCTGGCTGCACCGGGGGTGGGAATTCGAGCGGGCCGCCGACCGTCGTCGCGAACGGCGGTGGGGGCCGCGGACCCTCGACGTCGACCTGATCACCTGCCGCGACGGCGAGCACGAGGTGCTCAGCGCCGACGAGGAGTTGACCCTGCCGCACCCGCACGCCCATCAGCGGGCGTTCGTCCTGGTGCCGTGGCTGGCGGTCGACGCGACGGCGACACTGACCCGGCACGGCGCCCCGCGACCCGTGGCCGACCTGCTCGCCGAGCTCGACGCGGCCGAGCGCGACGGCGTCCGTCCGGTCGACGCGGCCCTGGTGCGCTGA
- the folB gene encoding dihydroneopterin aldolase — protein sequence MADRIELRGLVVRGHHGVFDHERRDGQDFVVDVTVWIDLAAAAASDDLADTVDYGALAQRAAAIVAGPPRNLIETVAAEIADAVMDDERLHAVEVTVHKPDAPIPLVFSDVAVVARRSRRGRGVRDD from the coding sequence GTGGCTGATCGAATCGAGTTGCGCGGCTTGGTCGTTCGCGGCCACCACGGTGTGTTCGACCACGAGCGGCGCGACGGTCAGGACTTCGTCGTCGACGTCACGGTGTGGATCGACCTGGCCGCGGCGGCCGCGAGTGACGACCTGGCCGACACCGTCGACTACGGCGCGCTCGCCCAGCGGGCCGCGGCCATCGTGGCGGGACCCCCGCGCAACCTCATCGAGACCGTCGCCGCCGAGATCGCCGACGCCGTCATGGACGACGAGCGGCTGCACGCCGTCGAGGTCACCGTGCACAAGCCGGATGCCCCGATCCCGCTGGTGTTCTCCGACGTGGCGGTGGTGGCGCGGCGGTCGCGACGCGGGCGCGGGGTGCGCGATGACTGA
- the folP gene encoding dihydropteroate synthase → MGVVNVTGDSFSDGGQYLDPDRAIAHGMALAAAGAAIVDVGGESTRPGATRVEPTVETARVVPVIEALAAQGITVSIDTMHSAVARVALESGASIVNDVSGGRADPDMAPLVAEAGVPWILMHWRSVHADRPHQVPEYHDVVADVRDELLAGVDAAVAAGVDPANLIIDPGLGFAKSAEHNWTLLAALPEFVDTGFPVLIGASRKRFLGALLADADGELRPPAGRETATAVISALAMMHGTWGVRVHDVGASVDALRVVEAWEAAPTWEGEGG, encoded by the coding sequence ATGGGCGTCGTGAACGTCACCGGCGACTCCTTCTCCGACGGCGGCCAGTATCTCGACCCCGACCGCGCGATCGCCCACGGCATGGCACTCGCGGCCGCCGGTGCGGCGATCGTCGACGTCGGCGGCGAGTCGACCCGGCCCGGCGCGACCCGTGTCGAGCCGACCGTCGAGACCGCCAGGGTCGTTCCGGTCATCGAAGCCCTTGCCGCCCAAGGCATTACGGTCAGCATCGACACGATGCACAGTGCGGTCGCCCGGGTGGCGCTGGAGAGCGGCGCGTCGATCGTGAACGACGTGTCCGGCGGCCGGGCTGATCCGGACATGGCGCCGCTCGTCGCCGAAGCCGGCGTGCCCTGGATCCTCATGCACTGGCGCTCGGTCCACGCCGATCGGCCGCACCAGGTGCCCGAGTACCACGACGTGGTGGCCGACGTCCGCGACGAGCTACTGGCCGGCGTGGACGCCGCCGTCGCCGCGGGCGTCGATCCGGCGAACCTCATCATCGATCCCGGCCTGGGCTTCGCGAAGTCGGCCGAACACAATTGGACGCTGCTCGCCGCGCTGCCGGAGTTCGTCGACACGGGCTTCCCGGTGCTCATCGGCGCGTCCAGGAAGCGGTTCCTCGGGGCGCTGCTGGCCGACGCCGACGGCGAGCTGCGGCCGCCGGCCGGCAGGGAGACCGCGACCGCGGTGATCTCGGCGCTGGCGATGATGCACGGCACGTGGGGTGTGCGCGTGCACGACGTCGGCGCGTCGGTCGACGCGCTGCGGGTCGTGGAGGCCTGGGAGGCGGCACCCACCTGGGAGGGTGAGGGTGGCTGA
- the folE gene encoding GTP cyclohydrolase I FolE, translating into MTKPGSLAPGSAAFVPAEFDQPRAEKAVRELLYAIGEDPDRQGLLDTPARVARAYKEMFAGLYLDPDDVLNTTFDEQHDELVLVKDIPMYSTCEHHLVAFHGVAHVGYIPGKDGRVTGLSKLARVVDMYAKRPQVQERLTGQVADALMRKLDPRGVIVVIEAEHLCMAMRGIRKPGATTTTSAVRGQFKTDKASRAEALDLILRK; encoded by the coding sequence ATGACGAAGCCCGGCTCCCTCGCGCCCGGCTCCGCCGCTTTCGTTCCCGCCGAATTCGATCAGCCGCGTGCGGAGAAGGCCGTTCGGGAACTGCTCTACGCCATCGGCGAGGACCCCGACCGCCAGGGTCTGCTCGACACCCCGGCGCGCGTGGCCCGGGCGTACAAGGAGATGTTCGCGGGGCTCTACCTCGACCCGGACGACGTGCTCAACACGACGTTCGACGAGCAGCACGACGAACTGGTCCTGGTCAAGGACATTCCGATGTACTCGACGTGCGAGCACCACCTCGTCGCGTTCCACGGGGTCGCGCACGTGGGCTACATCCCCGGCAAGGACGGCCGCGTGACCGGCCTGTCGAAGCTGGCGCGCGTCGTCGACATGTACGCCAAGCGCCCGCAGGTGCAGGAGCGGCTGACCGGGCAGGTCGCCGACGCCCTGATGCGCAAGCTCGATCCGCGCGGCGTCATCGTCGTCATCGAGGCCGAGCACCTCTGCATGGCGATGCGCGGCATCCGCAAGCCGGGCGCCACCACCACGACGTCGGCGGTGCGTGGGCAGTTCAAGACCGACAAGGCATCGCGTGCCGAGGCGCTGGATCTCATCCTGCGCAAGTGA